In Callithrix jacchus isolate 240 chromosome 18, calJac240_pri, whole genome shotgun sequence, one DNA window encodes the following:
- the LORICRIN gene encoding loricrin: protein MSYQKKQPTPQPPVGCVKTSGGGGGGGGGGGGGGCGFFSGGGSSGGSGGSGCGYSGGGGSGCGGGSSGGGGGFGGCGGGSGGSVKYSGGGGSSGGGSGCFSSGGGGGSGCGGGSSGGGGGFGGCGGGSGGSVKYSGGGGSSGGGSGCFSSGGGGSSGGGSGCFSSGGGGSSGGGSGCFSSGGSSGGSSGQAVQCQSYGGVSSGGSSGGGSGCFSSGGGGGGSSCGGGSSGGGGSGYVSSQQVTQTSCAPQQSYGAGSSGGGGGGGGGSCFSSGGGGGGSGCGGGSSGGCVISGGGSGCGGGSSGGGGGSICGGGSSGGGSSGGGSGSGKGVPVCHQTQQKQAPTWPCK from the coding sequence ATGTCTTATCAGAAAAAGCAgcccaccccccagcccccagtGGGCTGCGTAAAGACCTCCGgcggcggaggcggcggcggtggcggcggcggcggtggcggctgCGGCTTCTTTAGCGGCGGCGGCTCCAGCGGGGGCAGCGGCGGTTCTGGCTGTGGCTACTCTGGCGGCGGCGGCTCCGGCTGCGGCGGGGGCTCCTCCGGTGGCGGCGGCGGCTTCGGAGGCTGCGGCGGGGGCTCCGGTGGGAGCGTCAAGTACTCCGGGGGCGGCGGCTCCTCTGGGGGCGGCTCCGGCTGCTTCTCctctggcggcggcggcggctccggCTGCGGCGGGGGCTCCTCCGGTGGCGGCGGCGGCTTCGGAGGCTGCGGCGGGGGCTCCGGTGGGAGCGTCAAGTACTCCGGGGGCGGCGGCTCCTCCGGGGGTGGCTCCGGCTGCTTCTCCTCCGGCGGCGGCGGCTCCTCCGGGGGCGGCTCCGGCTGCTTCTCCTCCGGCGGCGGCGGCTCCTCCGGGGGCGGCTCCGGCTGCTTCTCCTCCGGCGGCAGCAGCGGCGGCTCCTCGGGCCAGGCGGTCCAGTGCCAGAGCTACGGAGGCGTCTCCAGCGGCGGCTCCTCCGGGGGCGGCTCCGGCTGCTTCTCCagcggaggcggcggcggcggctccagCTGCGGCGGGGGATCCTCTGGCGGCGGCGGCTCCGGCTACGTCTCCTCGCAGCAGGTCACCCAGACCTCGTGCGCGCCCCAGCAGAGCTACGGAGCGGGGTCgtccggcggcggcggcggcggcggcggcggcagctgcTTCTCCagcggcgggggcggcgggggcTCTGGCTGCGGCGGCGGCTCCTCCGGGGGCTGCGTCATCAGCGGCGGGGGCTCCGGCTGCGGAGGTGGCTCCtccgggggcggcggcggctccaTCTGTGGCGGTGGCTCCTCTGGGGGTGGCTCCTCTGGGGGTGGCTCCGGGAGTGGCAAGGGCGTCCCGGTCTGCCACCAGACCCAGCAAAAGCAGGCGCCTACCTGGCCATGCAAATAG